GTGCGTGCGTGTATGCATATGCATATACGTTTGCGTGTGtacgtgtgcgtgtgtgcggcAGGTCACTCACCCCTGCGCGGCAGCGTGTGCACGTAAAGACAGTTGTCGACGGAGATGGAGAGCAGCGCGGCGTCGGAGCGCGAGGCGATGGCGCGCCCCCCctccgcgccgcccgcgccccccgcgccaCCCGCCCCCCCCgccccgcccgcgccgcccgccggcAGGAACGCCAGCCCCGTCACGAACATGCGGTGCGCGCGGGGCACGTGCACCACGCGCTGGCACAGAGGGAtacattgattaattaatcatcACCAGGACACTTGTTAGCGGATGATGATTAgcgaatgaattaaaatttcgtttgaattgaaatggttaaatacaaaattgagTATATCCCTGCTCACCTGCAAACTAAACGCGATGTATATATCCACGGAGCCGCTGAACATGGTTCCGACGGCGACGTACCGGCCGTCGTCCCGCACGGCCAGCGCGGACAGCGACTCGCCGCACAGcaccgcgcgcgccgccgagCTGGCCCCGCTCGCCCACAGCTGCAGCAGGCCGCGCTGCTTACCGGAGCGCACCAGCGGGTTCGCGATTGTGAACATTCTGTACTCGTCCGGCCTGTCTTCTATCGTGCCGTACCTGATTGGACGCAGATTACAACTTTTTGGATGAAATGTGGATAAAGTTTGAGATTGAATGGATGCTATAAAATtctatatgaattatttaaaaagcttttaagtAATATGCAATCCTGAGAATAACAAGAAACACTAGCATGAGTAATGACACtgtattatttagatttttcaatGCTTTTAACGAATTATTGTAGTATAATAGATCTActacatcctatcctactataatcctacttaatcctactaataatattataaattcgaatgtttgtaaggatgtgtatgtgagTTTgtagctctttcacgcaaatactactgaaccgattacaatgaaatttgacacgtagacagctggacaactgaaataacgtatagactttttatcccgacattcctacgggatacggacttacgcgggtgaaaccgcggggcggagctaataaaatacaaaaacttgTCATATAAATAAGTCGTGTGTATCAAAGTTTCCAGCTGATTTTGAATCGAGTGCAAGAAAATAGATCTGTCATAACAGATgtatatatcatctgccccatacgcATTAGTTGCGTACGCGTACGTACGTTGGACGCGGGACTTCACTATCATCATATCTAAGTAAATATTCcattcaaaaacaatttacatgaaaaataatatttgattttgagtttgaatttgagttAATGTTCAACTAACTTGCACCGTCGGAAGAGATACTTGTTCCCATTCGGCGGGGTGCAAGTGATCGTGCGCAGCGGCGGCGCCGCCCCGCCGGTGCCCCACACCAGTAGCTGTCCGTCCTTCGCTATGCTCACCAGCTGCTTGCCGCACGGACTAAAGTCTAGGTCATCTAGctggaaattgtttttatgttctATCAGGATAAATGGTACACTTAGTCTGTAcctaatctaataataaagctaaagatttttttttgttttaaaatgctCATCACAGGAACTattggaccaatttcaaaagttCTTCACTATTGGATGTGAATGTGATATAGGCTTTGTTATGTGTCCAAAGTGGCCCACTAGtactgaatataaaaatattttcaagctACAAgccaacaaataaaacacttccaactttattgatttaaatcattttaagtattcataaaaattttttgGCAATAAAGAGTTCATGGAGAGTAAAGTACCTCTTTAGTATGACCTTGAAGTTCAAACAGCAATTGCATCTGTGGAAAACTCCAAACTCTGACTTTTCCATCCACTCCACCGGTGGCCATGAGTTTACCATTCGGACATACTGTCACCACTCGCTGTAAGGGATCATCTCtgaagaaaaaattacaataacatcaaaaataaGATAACTTCTGTGCTTGAttgattaatgtttaaatgttataggaaatagaatatttatcaTGATCATGcctgttaaattttaattttgtgataCATTTGATAAACtctttatcaaaaataaaaggactgttacatatttatcagAAAGTCCAGAAATTTTAGAAACTGCCTTCTCATATTACTATAAgcataatttgttaattcaaAACTGTTCTGATAAACGCAGCTGACAGaaggaattattaaattcagcTAATCTTTATCAATTTTAGTCCTTCCCTTATACAATGTTAGTGtcaatataagttatatttattgtttattagcAAGTAATACATTATGAACATAGCTATAAGGTAACTTTGCTAAcactatattattcatattcaatatcttatgtaatataatacatattgatggatataataaaatttacaagaaaataaatcatgatttttttatatctactgCTTAgacttattataaacaatgaaatagcATAAAATTATCAGCTGTCTCAATCCAAGAGTACAAGATTGTGTTAGTGGGTGCTACAAATGGcatttaacttaatatatgaatgattttgtatacaatagcctgcttttgaatttaattttctttttaaaaggAAGTTGATCTGTTATTCAAGTAATGCAGAATGATGACTCATATAGGACCTACCCAAAGTCAGTTTGCACACTATCACTGGGCCGGATTTCAAATGATATTCGCTTCTCAGTTGTATTGCAATTACTATccattttagaaatattatcattCTCGGAAACCGTTCGGCGGCGACGACGTACAAGACCGTTTTCCGCGCGAAAACTACCTCGCCTCATCTCCGCAGCATCCACCATCCGAATATTCACTTTATACAGCTGGCAGTGGCTCTCCTGCCCAGCTGCcaggtatattttattctgcaCACTACGAACGGAACAATTCATCACAACATTCGGCCCGGTTTCATGCCTCATTACTTCTTCTGCCACAAATCTGGTACCATTGTGCGAGAGTTCAAATATttcctaaaaaataaattcaatgttttagACGGTGAATGCTTAAAATTGGAAATCGTTGCAATCGATAAGCTGGTACTGAAATTATTGACGCGTTGCTTCTTTTAAATGATACTGCATAATGCAATGACGTATACATACAAATCCATTCGCGACGCCCGTATTTGATGCTCCACCGCCACCAGCTATGATTACATGTCGATTCGTGAGGGTTTGAAGAGTGTAAAGGGGAAAATCGACCTTCGCAAGAAGACCATCGCATCTATTGCGAGACATGATGAATTATGGCTATCACTTCCTTCTATCAGATGCTGATTCTTAACGAACTAACATTTcctattacaataattaacaacattagtcttttatttattataacatcacGAATAAAAACAGGTACGGGCTAAACAACTGGATAGATTCCTGCAACTTTGAAACTTCCAACATGACAAAAGTCAATTTGACATATTTGACAAGTAACCGATGTTTACAACGAAAGCTATTGCAAAACATTCTCTAAACGTgtctaataaaataaggaaatagCAAGTAAAAGtcttagtaaaaaatatgaggAAAAAGTATGCAAACCAATGATGATCCTAATGTcacaatgtaattttattttaatataaataactttaattatttatcagctCCTTGACAGACATCGTAAATGTTACTTATAAGGAAATATGTAAGGTAAACTATGGAAAAATGTgtccttatttataaaatgatctAGGTCATTCTGAGAGAATAGCAAGCAGTTCAAACTTCGCTGGTTTCTCTTTTTACTAAGTCTTTCATAGAGTTATGACCCATTTTACTTTTTGGCGCACTAGATATTCAGTGGGAAGATACtttaatttcaacaataaaaCGACAATACACACTGTACTGTGCTGTGGTGTGTGCTGTGCTAAGTATATACTCTACAATACAGAGATCAGAAATGCGATTTCTTTACgtggataatttttatttttataccttttatacattggaaaaaataaaatggactttaagattctaaaatatttttattttttacaattacaattatacatacaCCACTAACATTCttttaaatcattacaaaaattaaaagataaaattaaataagattttatagtTCTCATTGAAAGATCtaaattttgacaaaaaaaaaacacactcaCCACACTCAAAtgcattacaaaataattaaaacttataaaaaagattatgcaatgtattttaacaaaaaaacgaaACACCGATGTTGAGATCTTAATTGTGTAAAAACattcagttatttattagtaccagatgaataataaatattagcttATTA
The Zerene cesonia ecotype Mississippi chromosome 1, Zerene_cesonia_1.1, whole genome shotgun sequence DNA segment above includes these coding regions:
- the LOC119831598 gene encoding prolactin regulatory element-binding protein, giving the protein MSRNRCDGLLAKVDFPLYTLQTLTNRHVIIAGGGGASNTGVANGFEIFELSHNGTRFVAEEVMRHETGPNVVMNCSVRSVQNKIYLAAGQESHCQLYKVNIRMVDAAEMRRGSFRAENGLVRRRRRTVSENDNISKMDSNCNTTEKRISFEIRPSDSVQTDFGDDPLQRVVTVCPNGKLMATGGVDGKVRVWSFPQMQLLFELQGHTKELDDLDFSPCGKQLVSIAKDGQLLVWGTGGAAPPLRTITCTPPNGNKYLFRRCKYGTIEDRPDEYRMFTIANPLVRSGKQRGLLQLWASGASSAARAVLCGESLSALAVRDDGRYVAVGTMFSGSVDIYIAFSLQRVVHVPRAHRMFVTGLAFLPAGGAGGAGGAGGAGGAGGAEGGRAIASRSDAALLSISVDNCLYVHTLPRRGTMPAWIAVVLIIFVLFCTFCLCSYLGI